A single Glycine soja cultivar W05 chromosome 14, ASM419377v2, whole genome shotgun sequence DNA region contains:
- the LOC114385499 gene encoding probable tyrosine-protein phosphatase DSP4 isoform X1, which translates to MQLAAELQRTHHRHQRQRQQQDTTPMCRQIQLTISDHTVAGDAVADDGEDLFIPPLNFAMVDNGIFRSGFPEPANFSFLQTLGLRSIIYLCPEPYPEANMEFLKSNGIKLFQFGIEGHKEPFVNIPEDTIREALEVVLDVRNHPVIIHCKRGKHRTGCLVGCYRKLQKWCLSSVFDEYQRFAAAKARVSDQRFVELFDISSMKHLPIPFSCLKRKR; encoded by the exons ATGCAACTGGCGGCAGAACTCCAACGCACCCATCACCGCCACCAAAGGCAAAGGCAACAACAGGACACCACCCCCATGTGCCGCCAAATCCAGCTCACTATCTCCGATCACACCGTCGCCGGAGACGCCGTCGCTGACGACGGCGAGGATCTCTTCATTCCGCCCCTCAACTTCGCCATGGTTGATAATGGCATTTTCCGCTCCGGCTTCCCCGAACCCGCCAACTTCTCCTTCCTCCAAACCCTCGGCCTTCGTTCCATCAT atatctGTGTCCTGAGCCGTATCCGGAGGCCAACATGGAGTTCCTCAAGTCAAATGGGATCAAGCTTTTTCAGTTTGGGATTGAGGGTCATAAG GAGCCTTTTGTGAACATCCCAGAGGACACAATCCGTGAAGCACTAGAAGTTGTTCTTG ATGTCAGGAACCACCCAGTTATAATTCACTGTAAGCGGGGAAAG CACCGAACAGGTTGCTTGGTAGGATGCTATAGAAAATTGCAAAAATGGTGCTTGTCATCCGTCTTTGATGAATACCAACGCTTTGCAGCCGCCAAAGCAAGAGTTTCAGATCAGAGGTTCGTAGAGTTGTTTGATATTTCCAGCATGAAACATTTGCCCATACCCTTTTCATGTTTGAAGAG GAAAAGGTGA
- the LOC114385499 gene encoding tyrosine-protein phosphatase DSP1-like isoform X2, giving the protein MQLAAELQRTHHRHQRQRQQQDTTPMCRQIQLTISDHTVAGDAVADDGEDLFIPPLNFAMVDNGIFRSGFPEPANFSFLQTLGLRSIIYLCPEPYPEANMEFLKSNGIKLFQFGIEGHKEPFVNIPEDTIREALEVVLDVRNHPVIIHCKRGKHRTGCLVGCYRKLQKWCLSSVFDEYQRFAAAKARVSDQRKR; this is encoded by the exons ATGCAACTGGCGGCAGAACTCCAACGCACCCATCACCGCCACCAAAGGCAAAGGCAACAACAGGACACCACCCCCATGTGCCGCCAAATCCAGCTCACTATCTCCGATCACACCGTCGCCGGAGACGCCGTCGCTGACGACGGCGAGGATCTCTTCATTCCGCCCCTCAACTTCGCCATGGTTGATAATGGCATTTTCCGCTCCGGCTTCCCCGAACCCGCCAACTTCTCCTTCCTCCAAACCCTCGGCCTTCGTTCCATCAT atatctGTGTCCTGAGCCGTATCCGGAGGCCAACATGGAGTTCCTCAAGTCAAATGGGATCAAGCTTTTTCAGTTTGGGATTGAGGGTCATAAG GAGCCTTTTGTGAACATCCCAGAGGACACAATCCGTGAAGCACTAGAAGTTGTTCTTG ATGTCAGGAACCACCCAGTTATAATTCACTGTAAGCGGGGAAAG CACCGAACAGGTTGCTTGGTAGGATGCTATAGAAAATTGCAAAAATGGTGCTTGTCATCCGTCTTTGATGAATACCAACGCTTTGCAGCCGCCAAAGCAAGAGTTTCAGATCAGAG GAAAAGGTGA
- the LOC114385499 gene encoding tyrosine-protein phosphatase DSP1-like isoform X4, with amino-acid sequence MQLAAELQRTHHRHQRQRQQQDTTPMCRQIQLTISDHTVAGDAVADDGEDLFIPPLNFAMVDNGIFRSGFPEPANFSFLQTLGLRSIIYLCPEPYPEANMEFLKSNGIKLFQFGIEGHKEPFVNIPEDTIREALEVVLDVRNHPVIIHCKRGKHRTGCLVGCYRKLQKWCLSSVFDEYQRFAAAKARVSDQSL; translated from the exons ATGCAACTGGCGGCAGAACTCCAACGCACCCATCACCGCCACCAAAGGCAAAGGCAACAACAGGACACCACCCCCATGTGCCGCCAAATCCAGCTCACTATCTCCGATCACACCGTCGCCGGAGACGCCGTCGCTGACGACGGCGAGGATCTCTTCATTCCGCCCCTCAACTTCGCCATGGTTGATAATGGCATTTTCCGCTCCGGCTTCCCCGAACCCGCCAACTTCTCCTTCCTCCAAACCCTCGGCCTTCGTTCCATCAT atatctGTGTCCTGAGCCGTATCCGGAGGCCAACATGGAGTTCCTCAAGTCAAATGGGATCAAGCTTTTTCAGTTTGGGATTGAGGGTCATAAG GAGCCTTTTGTGAACATCCCAGAGGACACAATCCGTGAAGCACTAGAAGTTGTTCTTG ATGTCAGGAACCACCCAGTTATAATTCACTGTAAGCGGGGAAAG CACCGAACAGGTTGCTTGGTAGGATGCTATAGAAAATTGCAAAAATGGTGCTTGTCATCCGTCTTTGATGAATACCAACGCTTTGCAGCCGCCAAAGCAAGAGTTTCAGATCAGAG TTTGTGA
- the LOC114385499 gene encoding tyrosine-protein phosphatase DSP1-like isoform X3, protein MQLAAELQRTHHRHQRQRQQQDTTPMCRQIQLTISDHTVAGDAVADDGEDLFIPPLNFAMVDNGIFRSGFPEPANFSFLQTLGLRSIIYLCPEPYPEANMEFLKSNGIKLFQFGIEGHKEPFVNIPEDTIREALEVVLDVRNHPVIIHCKRGKHRTGCLVGCYRKLQKWCLSSVFDEYQRFAAAKARVSDQRLD, encoded by the exons ATGCAACTGGCGGCAGAACTCCAACGCACCCATCACCGCCACCAAAGGCAAAGGCAACAACAGGACACCACCCCCATGTGCCGCCAAATCCAGCTCACTATCTCCGATCACACCGTCGCCGGAGACGCCGTCGCTGACGACGGCGAGGATCTCTTCATTCCGCCCCTCAACTTCGCCATGGTTGATAATGGCATTTTCCGCTCCGGCTTCCCCGAACCCGCCAACTTCTCCTTCCTCCAAACCCTCGGCCTTCGTTCCATCAT atatctGTGTCCTGAGCCGTATCCGGAGGCCAACATGGAGTTCCTCAAGTCAAATGGGATCAAGCTTTTTCAGTTTGGGATTGAGGGTCATAAG GAGCCTTTTGTGAACATCCCAGAGGACACAATCCGTGAAGCACTAGAAGTTGTTCTTG ATGTCAGGAACCACCCAGTTATAATTCACTGTAAGCGGGGAAAG CACCGAACAGGTTGCTTGGTAGGATGCTATAGAAAATTGCAAAAATGGTGCTTGTCATCCGTCTTTGATGAATACCAACGCTTTGCAGCCGCCAAAGCAAGAGTTTCAGATCAGAG